One genomic segment of Aquipluma nitroreducens includes these proteins:
- the hemB gene encoding porphobilinogen synthase, protein MSFPTTRLRRLRQTPVLRNLVRETILTRDDLVMPLFVCPGTNVRIPISSMPGNFNLSVDLLVEECRRLYGLGIQAILLFGIPEHKDEHGLVACEHNGIVQQAVRAIKSALPDLYIIADICNCEYTSHGHCGTIVNGDVHNDLTLVTLAKQSVSMAEEGVDMVAPSDMMDGRVGAIRKSLDENGFYNTPIMAYSAKYASAFYGPFREAADSAPKFGNRATYQMDPANGNEALREVALDIEEGADIVMVKPALSYLDIIQRVKTTFNMPIAAYNVSGEYAMVKAAGANGWIDEKRMVREILTSIKRAGSDIIITYHAQEIIKEL, encoded by the coding sequence ATGTCTTTCCCAACTACAAGACTCAGAAGATTAAGACAAACTCCTGTTTTACGAAATTTAGTCAGAGAAACAATATTAACCCGCGATGACCTGGTGATGCCGCTTTTTGTTTGTCCGGGAACAAACGTACGAATTCCAATTTCCTCCATGCCAGGCAATTTCAACCTTTCAGTCGATCTGTTGGTTGAAGAATGTCGCCGGTTATATGGATTAGGAATTCAGGCAATTTTGCTTTTTGGTATTCCTGAACACAAGGACGAACACGGGCTTGTGGCCTGCGAGCACAACGGAATTGTACAACAGGCCGTGCGTGCCATAAAAAGCGCTTTGCCCGATTTATATATCATTGCCGATATTTGCAATTGTGAATATACATCACACGGTCACTGCGGAACCATTGTTAATGGCGACGTTCACAACGATCTCACGCTGGTTACACTGGCAAAACAATCGGTTTCAATGGCTGAAGAAGGTGTTGATATGGTTGCACCCAGCGATATGATGGACGGACGTGTTGGAGCTATCCGCAAATCGCTCGACGAAAATGGTTTTTACAACACCCCAATTATGGCTTATTCGGCCAAATATGCTTCAGCATTTTATGGTCCGTTCCGCGAAGCCGCCGACAGCGCTCCAAAATTTGGAAACCGCGCCACTTACCAAATGGATCCGGCAAATGGCAACGAAGCATTACGCGAAGTTGCTCTAGACATTGAAGAAGGAGCTGACATTGTGATGGTAAAACCAGCTTTGAGTTACCTTGATATTATTCAGCGTGTAAAAACAACTTTCAACATGCCTATAGCCGCCTACAATGTGAGCGGCGAATATGCGATGGTAAAAGCTGCCGGAGCAAATGGATGGATCGATGAAAAACGCATGGTTCGCGAAATTCTGACTTCCATTAAACGTGCAGGTTCCGACATCATTATTACTTACCACGCACAGGAAATTATCAAAGAACTGTAA
- a CDS encoding uroporphyrinogen-III synthase → MGKILENKVFISTRPAGQSAELENLLSEDSATLILMPTIEVRPLPLDEFAWQQLKNIESFNWVVFTSPNGLRYFFARLFELQNHYGLPEHLKIGVVGKKTAASLECYGTSASFINLGNTAEDFVVDFFHRVNFGDRVLFPIGNLARTVIEDKISKKAECTRILFYETVLPESINENALKLILDDQYDMIVLSSPSCCKNLLQLLSGKIDPTKLRLVCIGQTTSAEVIRNGIEPLITAGTANSQGIHSAILNYFQKKQLLNN, encoded by the coding sequence ATGGGTAAAATACTCGAAAACAAAGTATTTATATCAACACGGCCAGCCGGTCAGTCTGCTGAACTTGAAAATCTGTTATCTGAAGATTCAGCCACCCTGATTTTGATGCCAACTATTGAAGTCAGGCCATTACCTCTCGACGAGTTTGCCTGGCAACAATTAAAAAATATCGAATCGTTTAATTGGGTAGTTTTTACCAGCCCAAACGGATTGCGCTACTTTTTCGCCCGACTTTTTGAACTTCAAAATCATTATGGCCTTCCGGAGCATTTAAAAATTGGCGTTGTGGGAAAAAAAACTGCCGCTTCGCTTGAATGTTACGGGACATCGGCTTCATTTATAAATCTGGGAAACACGGCAGAGGATTTTGTTGTAGATTTTTTTCACCGGGTAAACTTTGGTGATCGGGTACTCTTCCCTATTGGGAATTTAGCCCGTACTGTTATTGAAGACAAAATATCAAAAAAAGCCGAATGCACCCGTATCCTTTTTTACGAAACCGTTCTTCCTGAATCGATTAACGAAAATGCATTAAAACTCATATTGGACGATCAGTACGACATGATCGTACTTTCAAGTCCATCGTGTTGCAAAAATTTACTTCAACTGCTTTCAGGGAAAATTGACCCTACAAAACTCCGATTGGTTTGCATTGGGCAAACAACCTCAGCCGAAGTTATCCGCAATGGAATTGAACCATTGATAACTGCCGGAACTGCGAATTCACAAGGAATACATTCAGCCATACTCAATTATTTTCAGAAGAAACAACTTTTAAACAATTAG
- the hemC gene encoding hydroxymethylbilane synthase produces MKKTIRIGTRGSQLALYQAKKVKATLENIFPELQVELKIIKTKGDKILDVALSKIGDKGLFTKEIENELIDGSVDLAVHSLKDLPTKLPDGLKLGAVLERGEFRDALVSLKGKKMSDLKAGDVVATSSLRRIAGLLKINNQIVIKDIRGNVNSRLQKMEDGYCDAMIMAAAGLQRLGLEQYITEIIDPEVIMPAVSQGAIAIETRLNDPEVDELMEKLNHLNTWNTVVAERAFLAHLEGGCQVPLGCYSRVENGTLNMSGFVSSIDGKQYIREDVSGEMTNGADLGVQMAEKMLEKGAKEILDQIKSSNNTH; encoded by the coding sequence ATGAAAAAAACGATACGTATAGGCACAAGAGGCAGCCAACTGGCACTCTATCAAGCTAAAAAAGTAAAAGCAACACTCGAAAATATCTTTCCGGAACTTCAGGTTGAACTGAAAATTATTAAAACAAAAGGAGATAAAATTCTCGATGTTGCGCTCTCAAAAATCGGCGACAAAGGGTTATTCACCAAAGAAATTGAAAATGAGCTGATAGACGGAAGCGTTGATCTGGCTGTTCACAGTTTAAAAGACCTTCCTACCAAATTACCAGATGGCCTAAAATTAGGTGCAGTTTTGGAGCGTGGAGAATTCCGCGATGCATTGGTAAGTTTAAAGGGTAAAAAGATGTCAGACCTGAAAGCAGGCGATGTTGTTGCCACATCTAGTTTGCGCAGGATTGCAGGACTTCTGAAAATAAATAACCAGATCGTTATTAAAGATATTCGGGGAAACGTGAACTCGCGCCTTCAGAAAATGGAAGATGGGTATTGCGATGCCATGATTATGGCTGCAGCCGGTCTTCAACGCCTTGGACTCGAACAATACATCACCGAGATTATTGATCCGGAAGTAATCATGCCCGCAGTCAGTCAGGGAGCCATTGCCATTGAAACACGGCTAAATGATCCTGAAGTTGATGAATTAATGGAAAAATTAAACCATTTGAATACCTGGAACACGGTGGTTGCTGAACGTGCATTTCTGGCTCATCTTGAAGGTGGTTGCCAAGTTCCACTTGGATGTTATTCAAGGGTTGAAAACGGAACCCTGAATATGAGCGGATTTGTTTCTTCCATTGACGGAAAGCAATACATTCGGGAAGACGTATCAGGAGAAATGACCAATGGAGCTGACCTGGGAGTTCAAATGGCTGAAAAAATGCTCGAAAAAGGAGCAAAAGAAATCTTAGACCAAATTAAATCAAGCAACAATACTCACTAA
- the hemA gene encoding glutamyl-tRNA reductase: protein MIGVIGISYKTAPLEIRELFSFPKDEIVPFSELLQQETDIADLVLISTCNRTEIYFSQDKHDNQTAFELIYEAIKKFKGITDHCWQYFYHRSNAGAVRHLFEVVSGLDSLIIGEDQIIGQVKEAYITCTELALTDAVLMRLFQKSFEAGKRVRTETGIKLGITSVSSAAVEMCVNLLNGVADKSVLLVGAGETGNLALQNIHKKGVKQIGVANRTIEKAEKTAAKYNGMTISFDTFGKYLHGFDIVMIATSSATPVITAEMVKQNQLVRPGHKQVYIDLSVPRNIETSVAELENVEVLGVDDLQEIVKQTTENKKESAAKAHLILDEVVADFSEWLASRSLRPAISTITANFQAINQEELSTYRKVNTPEMQEIVDDYAQHLTQRYTRLLIKNLKNLTDNGKNIDSLKIINDLFKFD from the coding sequence ATGATAGGGGTGATAGGAATAAGCTATAAAACAGCGCCACTAGAGATCCGTGAGTTATTTTCATTTCCAAAAGACGAAATTGTTCCATTTTCAGAACTACTTCAGCAAGAAACAGACATTGCTGATTTGGTGCTCATTTCGACATGCAACCGGACCGAAATTTATTTCTCGCAGGATAAACATGACAATCAGACTGCATTTGAGTTGATCTATGAAGCGATCAAAAAATTCAAAGGAATTACTGATCATTGCTGGCAGTACTTTTATCATCGCTCAAATGCGGGAGCAGTGCGTCATTTATTCGAAGTGGTTTCAGGACTCGATTCACTGATCATTGGAGAAGACCAGATTATTGGTCAAGTGAAAGAAGCATACATTACCTGTACTGAACTGGCTCTTACTGATGCCGTTTTAATGCGACTTTTCCAGAAATCATTCGAAGCAGGGAAACGTGTCCGCACGGAAACAGGCATCAAGCTTGGAATTACTTCAGTAAGTAGTGCTGCGGTGGAAATGTGTGTCAACCTTCTCAATGGAGTTGCCGACAAGTCGGTTTTATTGGTTGGAGCTGGTGAAACCGGGAATCTGGCACTTCAGAATATTCACAAAAAGGGAGTTAAGCAGATTGGGGTAGCCAATCGTACGATCGAAAAAGCAGAAAAAACAGCCGCCAAATACAACGGAATGACCATTTCGTTTGACACATTCGGAAAATACCTTCACGGATTTGATATCGTGATGATTGCAACATCTTCTGCTACACCTGTTATCACTGCTGAAATGGTTAAGCAAAACCAATTGGTCAGGCCCGGACACAAACAAGTCTATATTGATCTCTCGGTTCCCCGCAATATCGAAACTTCAGTTGCTGAATTGGAAAACGTTGAAGTACTTGGCGTTGACGACCTTCAGGAAATAGTTAAACAGACTACTGAAAACAAGAAGGAAAGTGCAGCCAAAGCACATCTTATTTTGGACGAAGTTGTGGCCGATTTTTCTGAATGGCTGGCCAGTCGTTCGCTTCGCCCGGCAATAAGCACAATAACCGCAAATTTCCAGGCCATAAATCAGGAAGAACTTTCGACCTACCGCAAGGTAAATACTCCGGAAATGCAGGAAATCGTAGATGATTATGCGCAACATTTGACCCAGCGATACACCCGTTTGCTGATCAAAAACCTAAAAAATTTAACGGATAACGGAAAAAATATCGATTCGTTAAAAATCATCAATGATTTATTTAAATTCGACTAA
- a CDS encoding DUF47 domain-containing protein — protein sequence MDFSGLLKYFVPKEKKFYAMFNQAAENTIEASSALVKLINSPELEDRRSIGLAIKAIEKKGDEFTNQIFDVLNRSFITPFDREDINELTSTIDDVVDLIYSLSTKIEIYRCTVFSSFMKDMVALISDGCQLIKVAVGGLDDFKSSTKVLKACKDINKLESRVDEFYHMAISSLFENEKDPIELIKQKEILLNIEKIANKMEDVSDVVKTILVKYA from the coding sequence ATGGATTTTTCAGGTTTACTTAAGTATTTTGTTCCTAAAGAAAAAAAGTTTTATGCGATGTTTAATCAGGCTGCGGAAAATACTATTGAAGCCTCATCTGCATTGGTTAAGCTCATCAATTCGCCGGAATTGGAAGATCGCCGGTCAATCGGACTAGCCATTAAAGCAATAGAGAAAAAGGGGGATGAATTTACCAATCAGATTTTTGATGTATTAAACCGCTCTTTTATTACTCCATTCGATAGGGAAGACATCAATGAGTTAACCTCAACAATTGATGATGTAGTAGATTTGATTTATAGTTTGTCAACAAAGATTGAGATCTACCGGTGTACCGTTTTCAGCTCGTTTATGAAAGATATGGTTGCCTTAATTTCTGACGGATGTCAGCTAATCAAAGTAGCTGTGGGTGGTCTTGATGATTTTAAGAGCTCCACTAAGGTTTTAAAGGCTTGTAAAGACATTAATAAGCTTGAAAGTCGGGTAGATGAGTTTTATCACATGGCTATTTCGAGCCTTTTCGAAAACGAAAAAGATCCTATTGAATTAATCAAACAGAAAGAAATTCTTCTGAATATCGAGAAGATCGCTAATAAGATGGAAGATGTTTCGGATGTAGTGAAAACTATTTTAGTTAAATACGCTTAA
- a CDS encoding inorganic phosphate transporter encodes MLTILIVTIVLAFVFDLINGFHDAANSIATVVSTKVLAPFPAVLWAAFWNFVAYWVFDLKVANTVAKTVDSSAITLQVILAGIIAAIIWNLLTWYFGIPSSSSHTLIGGFAGAAVAHTGTFSVVSEEVIVKTVIFIFLSPIIGMIISYLITLIILWSSRRANPHHANKWFRKGQILSSGALSLGHGGSDSQKVVGIISAAMLVYIHSLNAQGLAVPDWVHVRETVDAMGKTHLHVPAWIPISCYTAISLGTMMGGWRIVKTMGTKITKVTPVEGVAAETAGAITLFGVSQGLGIPVSTTHTISGAIMGVGMTKRLSAVRWGVANNLLIAWVLTIPVSMLIAGLVYLAITAMGI; translated from the coding sequence ATGCTTACCATTTTAATTGTTACAATTGTTCTTGCCTTTGTTTTCGACTTGATTAACGGTTTTCATGATGCTGCCAATTCAATAGCAACTGTTGTTTCCACAAAAGTACTTGCCCCATTCCCAGCTGTCCTTTGGGCTGCGTTTTGGAATTTTGTCGCTTATTGGGTATTCGATCTCAAAGTAGCCAATACAGTTGCCAAAACGGTTGACAGCAGCGCGATTACGCTTCAGGTAATATTGGCTGGAATAATTGCCGCTATTATCTGGAATTTGTTGACGTGGTATTTTGGTATTCCTTCCTCCTCCTCACATACGTTAATTGGAGGTTTTGCAGGTGCCGCCGTGGCACATACCGGAACTTTTTCTGTTGTCAGTGAGGAAGTAATTGTAAAAACTGTCATTTTTATTTTCCTGTCGCCAATAATAGGAATGATCATTTCTTATTTGATAACACTTATTATACTTTGGAGTAGTCGAAGGGCTAATCCACACCATGCCAACAAATGGTTTCGAAAGGGACAAATCCTATCTTCAGGAGCATTAAGCTTAGGCCATGGCGGAAGTGATTCGCAGAAAGTTGTTGGTATTATAAGTGCTGCTATGTTGGTTTATATACATTCGTTGAATGCTCAGGGGTTGGCAGTTCCTGATTGGGTGCACGTGAGAGAAACTGTCGATGCAATGGGTAAAACACACTTACATGTACCGGCATGGATTCCAATTTCTTGTTATACTGCAATCTCTCTTGGAACTATGATGGGTGGTTGGCGAATTGTAAAAACAATGGGTACGAAAATTACCAAAGTTACTCCTGTTGAAGGTGTTGCTGCTGAAACAGCCGGTGCTATTACTTTATTCGGCGTTTCTCAGGGGCTGGGTATTCCGGTAAGTACAACTCACACCATTTCAGGAGCGATTATGGGTGTGGGGATGACCAAACGATTGTCGGCTGTTCGGTGGGGTGTTGCGAATAATTTACTTATTGCGTGGGTTTTAACTATTCCGGTAAGTATGCTTATTGCAGGATTGGTTTATTTGGCTATTACAGCTATGGGAATTTGA
- a CDS encoding S-adenosylmethionine:tRNA ribosyltransferase-isomerase: MESTNKLLEKVTGISISDYAYDLPDEKIAKYPLDERDQSKLLVWKNGLIQDSQFENLPEFLPSNSLLIFNNTKVIRARLHFQKETGAKIELFCLDPVDPSDYQIAFQTTQSCVWKCMIGNQKKWKGDRLRKIITIDETEIELCAEQTDPENNKSLIQFSWNNPDFEFSRIIESAGSLPIPPYLNRETEQSDLERYQTVYSKIKGSVAAPTAGLHFTDKVFSHLTEDGHEMAELTLHVGAGTFQPVKSEILSGHEMHSEHLYISRDFLKKLIGHSGKKIAVGTTSVRTLESLYWLGLQAHQNPEMSISDLKVTQWEAYQAETSSIEANIALQALIQLLERNQAEYLSASTQIIIAPGYQFRIVDGLITNFHQPQSTLLLLISAYLGDEWQTIYDHALTNNYRFLSYGDSNLYLKS; the protein is encoded by the coding sequence ATGGAAAGCACAAATAAACTACTGGAGAAAGTAACGGGCATTTCAATTAGCGATTATGCTTACGATCTGCCCGACGAAAAAATCGCCAAATATCCGCTGGATGAGCGCGATCAGTCGAAGTTGCTCGTTTGGAAGAACGGCTTAATTCAGGATTCACAATTCGAAAACCTTCCTGAATTTTTACCTTCCAACAGTCTACTGATTTTCAACAACACGAAAGTAATCCGCGCCAGGCTTCATTTTCAGAAAGAAACCGGAGCCAAAATCGAACTGTTTTGCCTCGACCCGGTTGATCCGTCTGATTACCAGATCGCGTTTCAGACCACTCAATCGTGCGTATGGAAATGTATGATTGGCAATCAGAAAAAATGGAAAGGTGATCGTCTGCGAAAGATCATCACGATTGATGAAACCGAAATTGAACTTTGTGCAGAACAAACCGATCCGGAGAATAACAAAAGTCTGATCCAATTTAGCTGGAACAATCCTGATTTTGAGTTTTCAAGAATCATTGAGTCTGCCGGCTCGCTGCCCATTCCGCCCTATTTGAACCGCGAAACCGAACAAAGCGATCTGGAGCGATATCAAACTGTTTATTCAAAAATAAAAGGCTCGGTAGCCGCACCAACTGCGGGCCTGCACTTTACTGATAAAGTTTTTAGTCACCTGACCGAAGATGGACATGAAATGGCAGAACTAACGCTACACGTTGGAGCTGGAACGTTTCAGCCGGTAAAAAGCGAAATCCTTTCAGGTCACGAGATGCACTCTGAACATTTATACATTAGCCGGGATTTCCTAAAAAAACTCATTGGTCACTCTGGAAAGAAAATTGCAGTCGGCACCACTTCAGTCCGCACATTGGAAAGTCTTTATTGGCTGGGACTTCAGGCACATCAAAATCCGGAAATGAGTATTTCTGATTTGAAAGTTACGCAATGGGAAGCTTATCAGGCAGAAACCAGCTCAATTGAGGCAAATATTGCATTGCAAGCGCTAATCCAACTATTGGAAAGAAATCAGGCTGAATATCTTTCGGCATCAACACAAATCATCATTGCACCCGGATATCAATTCAGGATAGTTGACGGATTGATTACCAATTTCCATCAGCCACAAAGCACATTATTGCTGCTGATTTCGGCTTATTTAGGTGATGAATGGCAAACCATTTACGACCATGCTCTGACAAATAATTACCGATTCCTAAGTTACGGCGATAGTAATCTGTATCTGAAAAGCTAA
- a CDS encoding Smr/MutS family protein — MIKAGDKVRFLNAVGGGVVKSVINKTMVNVEDYDGFEVPTLISEVVVVDDANSMNSEKRHAKIRADQKKEAVEVKKEQPKVEPKYIAGKDSPDCYFAFVPQNEANPVEGELKVYLVNNSNNFVLYNYSHLKNKVYRSVESGKMNPNSKRYLESFTRMDLNELPDFQFQLVFFREESSSLENPVVKSFRLNPVKFYRLNSYEKTRYFTQNAIVFSLLEPDMETEVAKLSEADMTQVVLEKEEPKVVVKRTVSPDLVEIDLHIHELLEDTRGLANHEMLEVQLGRFRNELETAIANGTRRIVFIHGIGNGTLKQELRKELSTKYKKYYFQDASFKEYGYGATMVILKGN, encoded by the coding sequence ATGATAAAAGCAGGAGATAAGGTTCGGTTTTTGAATGCCGTTGGCGGCGGGGTGGTGAAATCGGTGATCAACAAAACCATGGTAAATGTTGAAGATTACGATGGCTTCGAAGTTCCAACCCTGATTAGTGAAGTGGTTGTTGTGGATGATGCAAATTCGATGAATTCAGAAAAACGTCATGCTAAAATCCGCGCCGATCAGAAAAAAGAAGCCGTAGAAGTAAAAAAAGAACAGCCCAAGGTTGAACCCAAATACATTGCCGGAAAAGATTCGCCCGATTGTTATTTTGCGTTTGTGCCCCAGAACGAAGCAAATCCGGTTGAAGGTGAATTGAAAGTCTATTTGGTGAATAACAGCAATAATTTTGTGCTTTATAACTATAGCCACCTGAAGAATAAGGTTTACCGCAGTGTCGAATCGGGCAAGATGAACCCTAACAGCAAGCGGTATCTCGAAAGTTTTACACGGATGGATTTGAATGAACTTCCCGATTTTCAGTTTCAGTTGGTGTTTTTCAGGGAAGAGTCGTCATCGCTCGAAAACCCTGTGGTAAAAAGTTTTCGTTTGAATCCGGTTAAGTTTTATCGACTAAATAGTTATGAGAAAACCAGGTACTTCACTCAGAATGCAATTGTTTTTTCTTTGCTCGAACCCGATATGGAAACTGAAGTTGCTAAACTTTCAGAGGCTGATATGACTCAGGTTGTACTCGAAAAAGAGGAGCCCAAGGTTGTTGTAAAGCGCACTGTCTCTCCTGATTTGGTTGAAATTGATCTGCACATTCACGAATTATTGGAAGATACCCGTGGTTTGGCCAATCACGAAATGCTCGAAGTTCAGTTGGGCCGATTCCGCAACGAACTGGAAACTGCAATTGCTAATGGAACACGACGGATTGTTTTTATTCATGGTATCGGAAATGGAACGCTCAAGCAGGAACTTCGCAAAGAATTGAGCACCAAATACAAGAAATATTATTTTCAGGATGCCAGCTTTAAAGAATATGGCTATGGCGCAACGATGGTGATTTTAAAAGGCAATTAG
- the map gene encoding type I methionyl aminopeptidase: protein MEKIIIKTPAQIEGIRKSSKLAGQTLEFIAPFVKEGVSTEFLDQKIEAFIRENGAIPATLGYGGYPKSCCISLNEVICHGIPSEKTILKSGDILNIDVTTILDGYYGDTSKMYTVGEVSPIAQELIEVTKHCLDLGIQQVRPGNQFGNIGFAISKYAKAKGFSVVYEFCGHGCGVDFHEEPQIDHTSRRNTGPIMKPGMTFTIEPMINQGRASAVVDKADKWTARTIDNKLSAQFEHTILITETGFEVLTDVTGEYE, encoded by the coding sequence ATGGAAAAGATTATTATAAAAACTCCGGCTCAGATTGAAGGGATCCGGAAAAGCAGCAAGCTCGCAGGCCAAACGCTCGAATTTATTGCTCCATTTGTAAAAGAAGGTGTCTCAACTGAATTTTTAGATCAAAAAATAGAAGCTTTCATTCGCGAAAACGGCGCCATTCCTGCCACATTGGGTTATGGGGGATACCCCAAATCGTGCTGTATTTCGCTCAACGAAGTGATTTGTCACGGAATTCCTTCAGAAAAAACCATTTTAAAGAGTGGTGACATTTTAAACATAGACGTGACAACCATTCTGGATGGCTACTATGGCGATACCAGCAAAATGTACACGGTTGGTGAAGTTTCGCCGATTGCACAGGAATTAATTGAGGTGACTAAACATTGTTTAGATTTGGGCATACAGCAAGTTAGGCCCGGAAATCAGTTTGGAAACATTGGTTTTGCCATCAGCAAATACGCTAAAGCTAAAGGATTCAGTGTGGTTTACGAGTTCTGTGGGCATGGTTGCGGAGTTGATTTTCATGAAGAACCGCAAATTGACCATACTTCGCGCAGGAATACTGGTCCAATCATGAAACCTGGCATGACTTTCACCATTGAGCCAATGATTAATCAAGGACGGGCAAGTGCCGTTGTTGACAAAGCAGATAAGTGGACAGCCAGGACGATTGACAACAAGCTTTCAGCGCAATTTGAACATACCATTCTGATTACAGAAACCGGATTTGAAGTATTGACTGACGTCACTGGAGAATACGAATAA
- a CDS encoding acyl-[acyl-carrier-protein] thioesterase: protein MEKYQEQISIKSYHTNQYGQASISSLFNILIEAAWAHAQVMDWGYDSLKSNNLFWVLSRMYFQVEKYPSWQDEITLNTWSAGTDGMYAYREYIVENDKGEVILRASSAWLILDMETRKIFRLNDFRDTFPKRIDANACRAPKRIKPDAHSETLNYYPVLFSELDINQHFNSVKYVERVLDDFGIDFLNAHEPAELEVNYLKEGQAGDWIAVTNTKLSESESLNCLVRQSDGADLCVMRIVWRERVNC, encoded by the coding sequence ATGGAAAAGTATCAGGAACAAATCAGCATTAAGTCCTATCACACGAATCAATACGGACAGGCATCCATTTCCTCATTGTTCAATATTCTGATTGAAGCCGCCTGGGCGCATGCTCAGGTCATGGATTGGGGATACGACAGTTTGAAAAGTAATAATCTGTTTTGGGTATTGTCGCGCATGTATTTTCAGGTCGAAAAATACCCTTCCTGGCAGGATGAAATAACGCTGAATACCTGGTCGGCTGGAACGGATGGCATGTATGCTTACCGTGAATACATTGTTGAAAATGACAAAGGTGAAGTGATTTTACGCGCCAGTTCTGCCTGGTTGATTTTGGATATGGAAACACGCAAAATATTCAGGTTAAATGATTTCAGAGATACTTTTCCAAAGCGAATTGATGCGAATGCCTGTCGGGCACCGAAACGGATAAAACCCGATGCTCATTCTGAAACTTTGAATTATTATCCAGTTTTATTTAGCGAACTGGATATTAATCAGCATTTTAATAGTGTGAAATATGTGGAGCGAGTGCTGGACGATTTTGGGATAGATTTTTTGAATGCCCACGAACCTGCCGAGTTAGAAGTTAATTATCTGAAAGAAGGGCAGGCGGGCGACTGGATTGCTGTAACCAACACCAAACTATCAGAATCGGAAAGCCTGAATTGCCTGGTTCGCCAGTCGGATGGCGCCGATTTGTGCGTGATGCGAATTGTTTGGAGGGAAAGAGTAAATTGCTAA
- a CDS encoding HigA family addiction module antitoxin encodes MEKLKNIHPGEILNEEFLIPLGISAYRLAKETFIPQTRVSEIIKGNRRITADTALRLSKFFGNSPRFWLGLQNDYDLEEEGTQKENVLNEIKPIEGNAA; translated from the coding sequence GTGGAAAAGCTAAAAAACATACACCCCGGAGAAATATTAAATGAAGAGTTTTTAATTCCACTTGGCATCTCAGCCTACCGGCTGGCCAAAGAAACTTTTATTCCTCAAACCAGAGTTAGCGAAATAATAAAGGGAAACAGAAGAATCACAGCAGACACAGCACTTCGCCTTTCCAAATTTTTCGGAAATTCACCTCGATTTTGGCTTGGGTTACAAAATGATTACGATTTGGAAGAAGAAGGAACTCAAAAAGAAAATGTATTGAACGAAATTAAGCCAATAGAAGGAAATGCCGCTTAA